The Bacteroidota bacterium sequence AGACGATTTAACAAAAAGCGAAAGTACTACTATTCAAGCTACATACAAGGCTATTGATGATATGGAAATAAGGAAAGAAAGACGTATGCAAAGAAAAGAATGGCGTCAAGATAGAAGAATGGCTAGAATTAACAACCGTGGTCTATTTTGGGGTAACGGTTATTACAATAATTCGTTTGGGTATAATCCATACAATTACAACTACTATAGCCCTTTTTCTCCATACGATAACTTTAACATGGGTTACACCCCTTACTTTAGAAGAGGTTTAAATACTGCAACCACACTTGGTCTTTTAGGCTTAGGCACGTATTTATTATTGAGATAATGAAATATATCATAAACAATTTAACTAAAACAAAATAATTCAGTAGATTCTTCTAACCAAACAGCATGTTACTCCGTTAACCCATTTAGCTCTTTAGTTGCTAAAAATTAAAAGGAATAGCATATTTAAAAAAATAAAAAAACATGAAAAAGATTATTTTAAGTGCCTCTTTAATATTAGCACTAGTAGTAACAGGTTGTCAACGTAAAGTAACACGTGTTGAGCCCGAAAAACAGATTGATTTAAGTGGCAGATGGAATGACGTAGATTCAAGAATGGTTGCAGACGAAATGATAAAACAAGTGCTAGGAGAAAAGTGGTTGAGTGACTACATGCAAGCCAACGGAGGAAAAAAACCTGTAGTAATTGTAGGTTTTGTTAAAAACAAAAGCCACGAACAAATAGAGGCCGAGGTTTTTATGAAAGACATAGAAAAATCTTTTATAAAATCGAATCAGGTGCGACTTGTGCAAGGTGGAGAAAAACGTGAGCAAGTGCGTGGAGAGCGTGCTGACCAACAAGACAACTCTTCTCAATCAACCATGAAAAAATGGGGATTAGAAATTGGAGCAGATTTTATGATGCAAGGCACAATAAACTCTGTTGTTGATTCTTACAAGAGAGATAAAGTTGTATTCTATAAAACAAATTTAGAATTAACCAATATTCAAACCAATGAAATTGTTTGGATTGGAGACAAGGAAATAAAGAAAACAGTAAAGAATTAATCTAATTCTTTTACAATTTGAAAACTAAAAATAAAAACACCTGCATTAAATAGAATTAAGCAGGTGTTTTTATTTTTCAGCTCTCTAAAAAAGTACACCCATGCATTCTCGAGTATATTTTTCTTTTTTATTCATAATTGCTTGCCTCGGTATTCTGTTATCCGGCTGCTTTAGTTATTACGAAAGAAATGCCGTTTTAATGACTGCTTTTGAGCAAAAAAACTATGCAAAGGCGGAAGAAGTGTTAAGTACCAAAAAATGGGAAAAGAGGAAGAAAAACAGATTGCTTTATTACATGAATAAAGGAACTATTCTCCATTTACAAAAAAAATATAAAGAGAGTAATATCTATTTTCAAAAGGCTGATTATTATATAGAAGATTTTCAAACTAAGTGGGCTCTCAAACCTGTTGAATTTGTTAGTAATCCTTCTGTTCAGCCATATAGAGGAGAAAATTTCGAGCAACTCTTAATACATTACTATAGCACATTGAATTATTTGCAAATGGGAATGTTAGACGAAGCACTCGTTGAATGCAAACGAATGCAATTGAAAATGCAAAAGATTACAGACTACTATAAAAAAGAAAACAAATACAGTCGTGATGCATTTTCTCATTTACTTTTAGGTATAATTTACGATGCGCAAAAAGATTACAACAGTGCTTTTATTGCATATAGAAATGCCTATGAAATATACCGGGATGATTATGTAAGAATGTTAAATACAGATGTTCCCAATCAGCTAAAAAAAGATTTAATTAGAACTGCTTATTTAAATGGATTTTATAGTGAAAGTTCGCAATACGAAAAAGAGTTTGGTATAACGTATGATAAAAATGATAACACAACCTCTTTAGTTTGTTTTTGGAACAACGGTTTAGGCCCGGTTAAAGATTCAAAAGATTTTAGTTTTATTCTTTCCTCTATTTCCGGAGGGTTTGGTACGTTTACCAATCTTGAGTTGGGATTAACAATACCAGTATACTTAGGAAATGATCAAAAGAAAAATGACAAACTAATTAATTTGAAAGTATTTAAAGTGAGTTATCCAACCTTTATATCGCGAGCGCGCATTTATACAAATGCATCTATTGAAAACGGTTCACAATCAACAAATTTTGAAACTGCAGAAAATATTGAGGCGATAGCTTACAGGTCATTGCAAGATAGAATGCTTAAAGAAATTGGAACAATGCTTGCTAGAACAGCACTTAAACTTGCTGCAGAAGCAATGGCTGAAAATCAAAATGAAGGATTAGGGGCAGCCGTTAATTTATTTAATGCACTTACTGAAAATGCAGATACCAGAAATTGGCAAATGTTACCCCAATCTATCAATTATGTAAGAGTACCACTTAATGAAGGGAAAAATAATTTGTTGCTAAAGGCGTCCGGAACACAAAGAACTACATCAGATACACTAACAGTTGATGCTAAAAAAAATCAAACTAAATTTCACATTTTTAATACACTCAACTAAACTCTTACACCCCAAATTAAAATATCATCTACCTGTTCTTTTGTTCGTCTCCAATCTTCAAATGCCTTGTTAATTACTTCCTTTTGCAAATCGATAGGCTGTTTAGACACCTCTAATAGTAATTGTCTAAATCTACCTACCATAAATTTCTTGCCCAAAGGTCCTCCAAATTGATCTGCAAAGCCATCGGAAAAAATATAAATTGTATCGTTCTTTTGTAGCTTTAAAACATGATTGTTAAACTTAGGTCGTTCTTCTCCAACATAAAATCCAATTGGAAACTTATCTGCTTTAATTTCTATTACTTCATTGTTTCTTATTACAATCAAAGGGTTGTATGCCCCAGCAAATTGTAACTCTAAATTTTCATAGTCTATAGAGCAAAAAGACAAATCCATTCCATCTTTTGCTTTAGCTACTTCTTCGGTATTGTGTAATGTTTGGCTAACACCTTCATTCAAGGCATCTAGAACATCTCCAGGAGTAATTTTATCAGTATGAACAACCACATGGTTTAGTAAATTATATCCTACAATAGACATAAATGCTCCAGGAACCCCGTGCCCGGTACAATCAATAGCTGCAAATAAAACTTTTCCATTCTTTTGATTTATCCAGTAAAAATCACCACTCACAATATCCTTAGGTTTATATAATACAAAGCTTTGTGGCAACAATTGTTTTACTAAACTATCAGGAGGCAAAATAGCTTCTTGAATTTTTAAAGCGTACTTAATACTGTCAGTTACTTGTTTGTATAAATCTTGCAATGCAACACTCTTCTCCTCTATCTCTTGTTTTTGTCTTACAACTTCTTCTGTACGTTCTACCACCTTTCTTTCAAGTACTCTTTCGTTTTCTGCTAAATCGGTACGCATTTTTAATAACGCTTGTCCTAGCGTATCCTCGTTACTTAATGGTTTATAAACTGCATCAAAATTTCCTGCCCCAACTTCATAGGCAAAATCTGTTGTTCGCTTTAGTCCATCTACAAGACCCACTAATGCATCAGACATCTCACCAATCTCATCATTTCTCCCCTCTATTCTTTCTTTAGGTAAAACCCCTCTTCCCATTAACAATAACATTCCTTTAAGCTTTGCCACAGGGTTTACAATACTCCTAACCGTATAAATAGCAATAAACAAACCTCCTACAGCTAAAACAATTCCCAGATACTTTACCAACAATTCCAAAAAATTAAACGAAGTTACCATCTCTTTCGTCTCAATTTCAGCATTCTCTGTTTGGGTTGTAATTAAATCATTTAATTGAATTAATATTTTATCTGTAGAATCTTTAAGATCTTCTTTAGCTAAATTTTGACGCGAAAGAATAAGATATCCATCTTCATATGCGGAAAAAAAGTTTAGTTGAGACATAATCTCTTTCTTATAAACATCATAAAGTTGATCTGTGCTTGTTATTATACCAGAAAGAGAATTAGCTTCTTTGGGAGCAAAGCTGCCAGATTGCTTTTTAAGCCTCTTTTTCAAATTTGGATAATCTATATCTAACAATATTTTAAGTTTATCCTTTTGTGGATCATCGTCTTCTTGAGAATAAACCCAATTCAATAATAAATTTCTAGATTCTGTAATTTGAGAGTAAAAATTTTTAAGCTCATTTACCGAAGGCAAGTAAACATCAACAACTTTGTCGGTTTTTTCTTTACTTGTTTTTGTAATGTATAGTGTATATATAAAGGCAATAAGGGTTAAGAATATAAGTATTCCAAACCCTAAACCAATTCTTCTTCCTACCGAAAAATTAAATTTACCCATGATTATGGGTATTAAGATACTAATTTCCCTCTATTTTCTTCTTTTCCGCTTTAAACTTTTCAGATTTTTCCTGATCGTTTAGTGTGTAGTAAATTCCTTCTAACGCTTCAATTACCTTTATTTTTTTCGAATTTAACATATACGCCTTTTCAAAATATGGTAATCCTTTCTTAAAATAATTAGCAGCTATATCTTGTACTTTTTCTATTTCAGCAAGATCTGTTGAATAATCTGTTTGATTTATAACCGTAACGCCTTTGTTATAATACAAACTACCAATATTGTAATAAGGACTGTAATCATTTGCATCCAACTCAATTGCTTTGCCATAATTTTCTATTGCCAAATCAAAACACTTACTATTTACTATTTGATTGGCCTCAAAAATGTCTCTATACACACTAGCTAGCCCATTATAAAATTGAAGATCAAATTCTTTGAAATTAAAATTTGGATCTGCTATTTTTTTTGCGCTTTTAAATTGATCGTAATTTTTTATAGCAAGCATAAAATTACTTGTATCCATCAACCTTACGGATTCCTTTTGAAACGAAGATGCCAATGCTGCTATTACCTTCTTTATGTTGATGGTGTGTTCTTGAGTTACATCTAACTCCAGCGCTTTTGTTAAACATTTAATGGCATCTGTTCGATATTGCCCCATTCCAGTGCCGGCATCGTTTTGTTTTGATATTTCTTTCAATATAAATCCTTTTACATACCAAACAAATGCATCCTTGCTTGTTTCAGGATGATCTACCGTTTTGGATATGTAAATATAAGCACTATCTATTTTTCCTGCCTGAACAGCTTTTTGCGCTTTATCCACCAAATCATATTGAGCAAAGCCCATACCTGCCTTTAAAAGCAACGCAAACAAAATGATATTTTTATTGTAAAAATTCATATCTATTCAGCAGGCAATGCCAATGATTTTAAATTCGAACTAATTTTCAATTTGTATTTCTCTGCGTTTGCCGAATTAAGCTCAAACTTTTGCTTATTATCTTTTACCACAAAGTTTATTGCCGACCATTGTTTGGCTAATCCGGTTTTTTCAGTAACTAAAAGAGTACTCTTTCCCTTTAGTTTAGAGCTTATATCACTTACAGATATTTCTGTATCGGGACTAATAAATAAGATGTGGTATTTATCTTTTGAAGATATGCTAGTTAACTGTTTAACTTCAAAATCTTGGAATCCGGCTTTTTTGGTAGAAGCCATTTTAGTAAGTTCCGCAATTAAAGATGGATTAGAGCCAACAATTGCTATCGTAAAGTTTCCTGATTTATATTCTTGAGGCCAATCGATGTATTTTGTAAAGTTATAGATGTAAACAGTCTTTACTTTTGCATTTACAGCTTCGGGGGAGGTCGTATTATCCGTAGTGGCGGATAATAGAAAAATAAATAGGATTATGTAAAGAAGATTTCGCATCTACAAAATAGTAATCAAATATAGTACCAATTTGTAAATGAAATACTGATTTTAGAAAATAATGGGAATAAAATGAAAATTACTTCTTAACGGTAGGCTTAGTTGAGGAAGTACCCCCACCATTACCTTTGTCTTTGTCTTTAGACACGGTAATATCGCCACCTGTTTCAGTTTCATTTGTAGAAACTGTTGTAGAAGAAACATCTCCGGATATTCTAGCGCCTTCCATTGGTTTAGAAGTCTTATTATCGCAAGACGGTTTTATTGATTCTTCCTTCTTGCATGACTGGAATGCTAAGAAAACAACTAATGATATGTATAAATACTTTTTCATTCTTATATCAAATATATAACATTTTTTCATATTAGTCAATAGTTTATACATTTTTTTTTAATTCAATCACAATTTCAACCCTCGTGCCTCTTTTCCCCTCATTTTTTAAATCGTATGGTCCTTTAATTTCAATCTTCATTCCTGTCATTTTACGTAATAAATTGATTCGGGTTACAGTTATTTCTGTTCCTTTTGAATCGTGCTCGGTTGGGAATAATGTTTTTTTCTCATAACTGGCATCAATACCTACTCCATTATCCTCAATAACAAAGCATAACTCGCTACTGGTTAGCATATTAACAAAAATACTTAGTTTTCCCACTTCTTCTAAAGGCAATAAACCGTGCCAAATACTATTTTCAACAAATGGCTGAATAATCATGGGTGGTATTTGCACTTCTTCGGTATTTACCTCCGGAGAAACAACTATTTCATACTCGAAACGAGTAAAACGCATCTGTTCGAGAGAAATATAAAGCTGCAACCGCTCCAACTCCTCCTTCAAAAGCACAAAATTATTTTGAGAACTGTCTAAATTTTTTCTTATCAATTTGGCAAAACTGGTTAAATACTTATTTGCAGCAAGCTTATCTTGTCTATTTATATAGTACTGAATAGAGTTTAATGAATTAAAAATAAAATGCCTGTTCATACTTGCATTTAATGTTTGCTGTTCTAGTGCAAGTAATTTAGATCTATACAACAATTGTTGAGTTAATCGTTTTCTTTTTGCCACAGTTAGACGCCAATTGTAAATCAACCATGTTGCAATAACCAAGGCTATAAAACACGACAAGATAAACCACCATGTTCGAAAAAAAGGAGGTGTAATTGTAAATTTAAAAGTAACAGGTTCTAACCAGTTATAGCCATCAATGGATGTAGTAACATAAAATACATACTCTCCTTCCGAAAGATTTGAATAGGTGGCAAAATTAGCTTCTGTTGCGGGAAGCCAATCGGAGTCGAATCCATCTAATTTAAATTTATATCGAATTTTTTCGGGGTGAGTAAAATAGATTGCATTAAAATCAATGGTTACGTAGTTGTTTTTAAAATTTAATTTTAAATCTAATGGTAATCCGGTTTTTGAATCTATTCCACTTGAAAAATCGGTTAAATCCTTTTTCTGTAAAAATAATCTTATACCTGAAATGATAACTTCGGGTAAAACGTTTGTTTTTTTGTCTTTTTCATGTTGATATTTTAATAAACCATCTACTGTTCCAAAATAAATATCCCCGGAAGAATCGCCCCAAATTGCATTTTGATTAAACTCTAGCGATGATACACCATCAGAAATAGAATAGTTTTGAATTTTATACGGTTTGTTTTCTGAATAGTACTCATTCAAATCAAATCTATAAAGTCCAAAATAAGTACCAATCCAAAAATTATTTTTCTTATCAATATAAGTACTTACAATTCGATTGGCAGCAGGATTGTCAGAAAAAACAAGAGTATCAATTTTATCATTCTTTAAAATATTTAAGCCTGCATTTGTTCCAATCCAATAATTGCCTTTAAAATCTTGCTTGATGTTATACACCAAATTATCGCACAATCCATCTTTTACTGTATAGCTTTTACTATTATTCCCATTAAGGAAACACACTCCACCGCTAGAAGCAATAGATAGTTGATTCTTGTTATCAATAAAAATATCGTTTATGTGTTCCGAATCGAAATTGCAACTATTTATAAGGTTGGCGTTTCCGGTTCCTTTATATTCATACAAACCCAACCATGTACCTAAATAATACGTATTGTTTTTTGACTGATACATGGACAAAACGAATTCCTTAACTCCAATAATCTCTTCTGTCAATTTATTTGAGGTTGGGTTGTAGGAATAAAATTTATCAGCAGTGTTAAACCAAAGTTTCCCTGCGTTATCAATAAAGCATTTATAAATAATCTCATTTGCAATTGCGCTATTGTTTATCGCTTTTTTAAATTGACCATTTTCAAGTTTATTTATCCCACCACCGTAAGTTCCTATCCATAAGTTATTCAGCTTGTCTTGTGCTATAGACATTACGGCATTGTTTGATAAACCATCCTGCTTTTTATAGGATATAAATTTTTCGCCTAAAAACTTTACTAATCCGCTGCCATCTGTTCCTATCCATATATTATGCTCTTTATCCTCAAAAACACAATTAATAAGATTAGTTGGTAATCCGTTTTGGGTTGAGTACTCCTTTATAGAATAATCATTTTGAATTTTAAATAATTTTTCTTGAGATGACAACCAACTGTTTTTTTCCGAATCAGTATATATGTTTGGCAAATATTCCGGGAAAGATTGTTTGTTGGAAATTATTCCTGTTGTACTACTAATATAAATTACTCCATCTGTCTTTGTAGACAAACAAAGAAGCCCATCCTTTTCGGAAATAGATAAAACATGAATAGTTGAATCGATTGTTTTTACTTGTTCAAAAGAGTTGCTATTAGCATCTTTTTTTAGCAATCCATTTTTCGTTGCGACCCAAA is a genomic window containing:
- a CDS encoding YfiR family protein — protein: MRNLLYIILFIFLLSATTDNTTSPEAVNAKVKTVYIYNFTKYIDWPQEYKSGNFTIAIVGSNPSLIAELTKMASTKKAGFQDFEVKQLTSISSKDKYHILFISPDTEISVSDISSKLKGKSTLLVTEKTGLAKQWSAINFVVKDNKQKFELNSANAEKYKLKISSNLKSLALPAE
- a CDS encoding histidine kinase, with the translated sequence MIIKKHVLFFLLFIPVAFFSQQYSFVNYSINQGLAQSQVQAICQDKKGYLWIATFGGLSRFDGRNFKNFFKTEGLPDNEITALLCDSANQLWIGTTSGLATYNNEKIFTPKILENTFDKTIIKSIAQGSSNTIYIATKEEIFSYYPLKNQLNSICKINSANNLFEKIFIDRNQNIWVATKNGLLKKDANSNSFEQVKTIDSTIHVLSISEKDGLLCLSTKTDGVIYISSTTGIISNKQSFPEYLPNIYTDSEKNSWLSSQEKLFKIQNDYSIKEYSTQNGLPTNLINCVFEDKEHNIWIGTDGSGLVKFLGEKFISYKKQDGLSNNAVMSIAQDKLNNLWIGTYGGGINKLENGQFKKAINNSAIANEIIYKCFIDNAGKLWFNTADKFYSYNPTSNKLTEEIIGVKEFVLSMYQSKNNTYYLGTWLGLYEYKGTGNANLINSCNFDSEHINDIFIDNKNQLSIASSGGVCFLNGNNSKSYTVKDGLCDNLVYNIKQDFKGNYWIGTNAGLNILKNDKIDTLVFSDNPAANRIVSTYIDKKNNFWIGTYFGLYRFDLNEYYSENKPYKIQNYSISDGVSSLEFNQNAIWGDSSGDIYFGTVDGLLKYQHEKDKKTNVLPEVIISGIRLFLQKKDLTDFSSGIDSKTGLPLDLKLNFKNNYVTIDFNAIYFTHPEKIRYKFKLDGFDSDWLPATEANFATYSNLSEGEYVFYVTTSIDGYNWLEPVTFKFTITPPFFRTWWFILSCFIALVIATWLIYNWRLTVAKRKRLTQQLLYRSKLLALEQQTLNASMNRHFIFNSLNSIQYYINRQDKLAANKYLTSFAKLIRKNLDSSQNNFVLLKEELERLQLYISLEQMRFTRFEYEIVVSPEVNTEEVQIPPMIIQPFVENSIWHGLLPLEEVGKLSIFVNMLTSSELCFVIEDNGVGIDASYEKKTLFPTEHDSKGTEITVTRINLLRKMTGMKIEIKGPYDLKNEGKRGTRVEIVIELKKNV
- a CDS encoding penicillin-binding protein activator LpoB, whose protein sequence is MKKIILSASLILALVVTGCQRKVTRVEPEKQIDLSGRWNDVDSRMVADEMIKQVLGEKWLSDYMQANGGKKPVVIVGFVKNKSHEQIEAEVFMKDIEKSFIKSNQVRLVQGGEKREQVRGERADQQDNSSQSTMKKWGLEIGADFMMQGTINSVVDSYKRDKVVFYKTNLELTNIQTNEIVWIGDKEIKKTVKN
- a CDS encoding SpoIIE family protein phosphatase, producing the protein MGKFNFSVGRRIGLGFGILIFLTLIAFIYTLYITKTSKEKTDKVVDVYLPSVNELKNFYSQITESRNLLLNWVYSQEDDDPQKDKLKILLDIDYPNLKKRLKKQSGSFAPKEANSLSGIITSTDQLYDVYKKEIMSQLNFFSAYEDGYLILSRQNLAKEDLKDSTDKILIQLNDLITTQTENAEIETKEMVTSFNFLELLVKYLGIVLAVGGLFIAIYTVRSIVNPVAKLKGMLLLMGRGVLPKERIEGRNDEIGEMSDALVGLVDGLKRTTDFAYEVGAGNFDAVYKPLSNEDTLGQALLKMRTDLAENERVLERKVVERTEEVVRQKQEIEEKSVALQDLYKQVTDSIKYALKIQEAILPPDSLVKQLLPQSFVLYKPKDIVSGDFYWINQKNGKVLFAAIDCTGHGVPGAFMSIVGYNLLNHVVVHTDKITPGDVLDALNEGVSQTLHNTEEVAKAKDGMDLSFCSIDYENLELQFAGAYNPLIVIRNNEVIEIKADKFPIGFYVGEERPKFNNHVLKLQKNDTIYIFSDGFADQFGGPLGKKFMVGRFRQLLLEVSKQPIDLQKEVINKAFEDWRRTKEQVDDILIWGVRV
- a CDS encoding tetratricopeptide repeat protein; the encoded protein is MNFYNKNIILFALLLKAGMGFAQYDLVDKAQKAVQAGKIDSAYIYISKTVDHPETSKDAFVWYVKGFILKEISKQNDAGTGMGQYRTDAIKCLTKALELDVTQEHTINIKKVIAALASSFQKESVRLMDTSNFMLAIKNYDQFKSAKKIADPNFNFKEFDLQFYNGLASVYRDIFEANQIVNSKCFDLAIENYGKAIELDANDYSPYYNIGSLYYNKGVTVINQTDYSTDLAEIEKVQDIAANYFKKGLPYFEKAYMLNSKKIKVIEALEGIYYTLNDQEKSEKFKAEKKKIEGN